CCTTTACACCGGGAGGATTCTAAATATTCCTTGGGCTCAAGTTCTTATTTACATTGTGAAAGTTTCTCAGCTGTCCAAAATCACATAGGCTCTACTGCTACCCATACCTTTCCCATGAATCCTCAAAATACTATGAGCTCCCATAGTACACTTGGCCCAGACAATGTTATCAACACCAGCAATGTTCCTGGCCTTGAAAATGAGGGCATGTTTAACCTTACTGCTAAACTTGAAAATGAGGCCAAACCTGACAATGATACTAAACTGATTACTGCTAGAAGCCTCAAAGATAAGGCCAGTGCCAATGACGAGCCTCTTCTCAAATatgagacagaacatgaagatgagacagactctgaagatgaaaaaagattctgaaaaggaaatagaCTCTGAGGATGAAAACAACACCAAAGATAAGAAAGATCCCAAAGATAAGTCTGACCCTGATGACAATGATTCAAAAGATAGCAATGCTGAACATAATGCAGACACAAACAGTGGATCTGATCCTGGTGGTGATGCTGACCCTACAAGTGGAGCTGATTCCAACGGTGATGGTGACTCTAACAATGGAACTGACTCCAACAATGAACCTGACTCTAATATTGATGATGCCACTAAAAATGATGCTAATTCCAAATACAGCACTGATTCTGATGGGGGAAAACATACCATTAATTCAGACAATACCCCTGGCCTAGACAATTGTGTTGATCAGGACTGTACTGTTAACTCCAGCAATGGCACTAGTACAAACTCTACCTCTGTGCTGCAGAATGGAACTGGCCTGAACTACACTTTTTGTTCCAATAATGGTTCTGGCACTAACAATGCCACTGGATCAGGCAATGACATTTGCCCCAACAATGGTACTAGCCCCAACAATAGACATGGCTCTAAAATCAATATATCTGGCCTCCAAAACAATGCCCCTGACGCCCAAAATATCGTATCATGTCCCAACAGCCCTGACTACAGCAACAATGACTCCTGCCTCAAAATCAATGGTCCTGGCCTGAACAACAATAGCCCTGGCCCCAATGACAATGGCTCTGGCCTTAAAATTGACCCTGGATCTAACTATAATGTCAGGCCTAGTAGTGCTATAAGCCACAATAGTGCTATTAGTTCTAACAAGGATGCTGACTCCACGTATGATACAAAACCCACCATTGCTGCTGGACACAACTATGCAGCTGTCCCAAACTATGACTCAGACCATGACTGTGTCTCAAGATTTACCCATGCAGTAGGTTCTAGCCCTCTAGTCAACCCCAACTATATTGCCAAAAACAGTTATGCTGCCAGACACAGCTCTACAACTACTACTGCCAATGTCATTGACACTAGCAATACAACTAGTTGTAGTGGTGCTGTTAGCGCTAGCTATACTGCTGGCACCAACTGTGCCTCAGGCATTAACCATGACCTTAGATTGATTCATGCCTTTGAATCCAACTTTGTCACCAACTCCAACTATGATGCCACAAATACTCATAATGTTCATAATTCCACCAGTATAAGCAATATTAATAATCTGTCTGAGCCTGGATTAGAAATTGGTACCAGTTCCTCCATTCCTAATATTGTTTATGCTAACTCCCCCACTTTTGCTGCTGGCACAAACTATACTTCCACTCCCGAAAGTTTGATCACCTCTGAATTTTCTGATTCATCTAAGCTTGGTATAAATTATACAGTTGTTGATAACCACAAATTTGGTGTCTGCCTCAAGGACTCTTCTGGCTCCATGGATTCTTCTAGCTTTAATCATACCACTAAGTCCAAGGATGTCCTTGATGCCAAGGAAgttggctttttaaaagatttatccAAGATCCAGAATCCAACTGGTGTCAAGTATCCTGCCGATTTAAACTTTCACTCCA
This region of Felis catus isolate Fca126 chromosome X, F.catus_Fca126_mat1.0, whole genome shotgun sequence genomic DNA includes:
- the LOC102899136 gene encoding dentin sialophosphoprotein-like, which produces MTSLFSNMRQNMKMRQTLKMKKDSEKEIDSEDENNTKDKKDPKDKSDPDDNDSKDSNAEHNADTNSGSDPGGDADPTSGADSNGDGDSNNGTDSNNEPDSNIDDATKNDANSKYSTDSDGGKHTINSDNTPGLDNCVDQDCTVNSSNGTSTNSTSVLQNGTGLNYTFCSNNGSGTNNATGSGNDICPNNGTSPNNRHGSKINISGLQNNAPDAQNIVSCPNSPDYSNNDSCLKINGPGLNNNSPGPNDNGSGLKIDPGSNYNVRPSSAISHNSAISSNKDADSTYDTKPTIAAGHNYAAVPNYDSDHDCVSRFTHAVGSSPLVNPNYIAKNSYAARHSSTTTTANVIDTSNTTSCSGAVSASYTAGTNCASGINHDLRLIHAFESNFVTNSNYDATNTHNVHNSTSISNINNLSEPGLEIGTSSSIPNIVYANSPTFAAGTNYTSTPESLITSEFSDSSKLGINYTVVDNHKFGVCLKDSSGSMDSSSFNHTTKSKDVLDAKEVGFLKDLSKIQNPTGVKYPADLNFHSNSSIPLPIFDIIVEAEPPDFVKFAVSSGAVNLFFKWETSFLGIFNLK